Proteins from a single region of Ziziphus jujuba cultivar Dongzao chromosome 1, ASM3175591v1:
- the LOC112490246 gene encoding protein VASCULATURE COMPLEXITY AND CONNECTIVITY-like has protein sequence MLHSETPTSSLTCLAIKLSPLCPFKLLLLLLLLLLEVQVQKMGKSGAVVCLTILAMDVIAGVLSFQAEINKNKVLNRLHRVECDEERGISETFKLGLAATLLLATAHIMANLLAGCMCFCNSMEKLETSSSNLQICFACLISSWITAAVGFPALIIGMLENSKSQGLCRNILHHHFLLIGGILCFVHSLFCIAFYVVLTISFGNQTTSGNNHHQLYP, from the exons ATGCTCCACAGCGAAACCCCCACATCTTCCCTTACCTGTCTAGCTATAAAGTTGTCTCCTCTATGCCCATttaagcttcttcttcttcttcttctcctcctcctcgAAGTCCAGGTACAAAAAATGGGAAAATCTGGTGCTGTTGTTTGTTTAACAATCTTGGCCATGGATGTCATTGCTGGTGTACTAAGCTTTCAAGCtgaaatcaacaaaaacaag GTGCTGAATCGGCTACACAGAGTTGAGTGTGACGAGGAAAGAGGAATATCAGAGACATTTAAGCTTGGTCTAGCTGCAACTTTATTACTGGCAACAGCTCACATTATGGCTAATTTGCTTGCAGGGTGCATGTGCTTTTGTAATTCCATGGAAAAGTTGGAGACCTCTTCTTCTAACCTCCAAATATGCTTTGCATGTCTCATTTCATCATG GATCACAGCAGCTGTTGGATTCCCGGCGCTGATAATTGGAATGTTAGAGAACTCAAAATCACAAGGACTATGCAGGAATATTTTGCACCATCATTTTCTGTTAATTGGAGGTATATTATGCTTCGTGCACAGCCTCTTCTGCATTGCTTTTTACGTTGTTCTTACTATCAGTTTTGGAAATCAAACCACTAGTGGAAATAATCATCATCAACTTTATCCTTGA